One window of the Zea mays cultivar B73 chromosome 3, Zm-B73-REFERENCE-NAM-5.0, whole genome shotgun sequence genome contains the following:
- the LOC103651492 gene encoding zinc finger MYM-type protein 1-like translates to MSSLQRPGDTRWSSHYKSIQSLKKMFSATISVLRSIANDRSVSKYSRGDAAGALQIIVKFDFVFIFLMMEKIMKITDVLCQTLQKKSIDILNALDSVSNTKVLLGNLRNDGWDPLLEEVNYFCEKNDIDILDLNHKFVDVTKSRNKNDNTTVFHHYKFDVFNVAIDQQLNEIEDRFGGQATDLLSLCAFLNPILGSFDIEKVCSLVEKYYPADFSNQERMQLECQLPHFQLDVCNHPELKGLSSLADLTSGLVKLGKDSSYPMVDKLLRLLLSLPVSTATTESLFSYEICEDTSSKQNGRCLFTGLSGRLY, encoded by the exons ATGAGCTCTCTACAGAGGCCAGGGGACACTAGATGGAGTTCCCATTACAAGTCAATTCAAAGCTTAAAGAAGATGTTTAGCGCCACAATTTCAGTCCTACGTAGTATTGCAAATGATCGTTCAGTTTCAAAGTATTCTCGTGGTGATGCTGCAGGTGCACTACAAATTATTGTCAAATTTGATTTTGTGTTTATTTTTCTCATGATGGAAAAGATTATGAAGATTACCGATGTGCTATGTCAAACACTCCAAAAGAAGTCAATTGATATTTTAAATGCACTAGATTCAGTTTCCAATACTAAAGTCTTACTTGGTAACTTGCGAAATGATGGTTGGGATCCTCTTCTTGAGGAGGTCAATTACTTTTGTGAAAAGAATGACATCGATATTTTGGATCTGAATCACAA GTTTGTTGATGTGACCAAATCTCGAAATAAGAATGATAACACCACCGTTTTTCATCATTATAAATTTGATGTGTTTAATGTTGCAATTGATCAACAACTGAATGAGATAGAAGATCGATTTGGTGGCCAAGCGACAGACCTTTTATCACTTTGTGCTTTCTTGAATCCAATACTTGGCTCTTTTGACATAGAAAAGGTATGCTCCCTAGTGGAAAAGTATTATCCTGCTGATTTctcaaatcaagaaagaatgcaATTAGAGTGCCAATTGCCACATTTTCAACTTGATGTTTGCAACCATCCAGAACTAAAGGGTTTATCATCTTTGGCTGATTTAACAAGTGGATTAGTTAAGCTGGGTAAAGATTCTTCTTATCCGATGGTAGATAAATTATTGAGATTACTCTTAAGTCTCCCTGTGTCAACTGCGACCACAGAGAGCCTTTTCAGCTATGAAATTTGTGAAGACACGTCTTCGAAGCAAAATGGGAGATGCCTATTTACGGGATTATCTGGTCgtttatattga
- the LOC100191240 gene encoding Probable aldo-keto reductase 1, with amino-acid sequence MEQAAMPQVPRVKLGIQGLEVSKLGFGCMGLTGTYNAPLGDEAVAAVVAHAFRRGITFFDTSDAYGPRTNETLLGKALKQLPREQVQVATKFGIGQGAAGMTVCGTPEYVRACCEASLRRLDAGYIDLYYQHRVDTTVPIEDTIGELKKLVEEGKVKYIGLSEASPDTIRRAHAVHPITAVQMEWSLWSRDIEPEIVPLCRELGIGIVAYSPIGRGFFGGRGVIQQVSSESSLQRHPRFTTESLEKNKQIYLKIEDLAKKYQCSPAQLALAWVLRQGDDVVPIPGTTKTKNLDANVDSLKVKLTAEDLKEIGSQIRAEDVAGGRQYNSYAHTSWKYADTPKK; translated from the exons ATGGAGCAAGCCGCCATGCCGCAGGTTCCCCGCGTCAAGCTCGGCATCCAGGGGCTTGAG GTGTCGAAGCTGGGGTTCGGGTGCATGGGGCTCACGGGCACCTACAACGCGCCGCTCGGCGACGAGGCCGTGGCCGCCGTCGTCGCGCACGCCTTCCGCCGCGGGATCACCTTCTTCGACACCTCCGATGCCTACGGGCCCCGCACCAACGAGACCCTCCTGGGGAAGGCGCTCAAGCAGCTGCCGAGGGAGCAGGTGCAGGTGGCCACCAAGTTCGGGATAGGTCAGGGCGCCGCTGGCATGACCGTGTGCGGCACGCCCGAGTACGTACGCGCCTGCTGCGAGGCCAGCCTGCGCCGCCTCGACGCCGGCTACATCGACCTCTACTACCAGCACCGCGTCGACACCACCGTCCCCATCGAGGATACG ATTGGTGAGCTCAAGAAGTTGGTGGAGGAGGGGAAGGTCAAGTACATCGGCTTGTCAGAGGCCAGCCCAGACACAATCCGCCGTGCGCACGCCGTGCATCCCATCACCGCCGTGCAGATGGAGTGGTCGCTCTGGTCCCGAGACATCGAGCCCGAGATCGTGCCACTCTGCAG AGAATTGGGGATTGGAATTGTGGCTTACAGTCCAATTGGCCGTGGATTTTTTGGTGGAAGAGGAGTGATACAGCAAGTTTCTTCTGAATCTAGTCTG CAAAGGCATCCAAGATTTACAACAGAAAGCTTGGAGAAGAACAAGCAGATTTACCTGAAAATAGAAGATTTGGCGAAGAAGTACCAGTGCAGCCCAGCTCAGCTAGCTCTAGCCTGGGTTCTGCGTCAAGGGGATGATGTGGTTCCTATACCAG GGACAACAAAAACGAAGAACCTAGATGCCAACGTTGACTCCTTGAAGGTGAAGCTCACAGCTGAGGACCTGAAGGAAATTGGCAGCCAGATACGTGCAGAAGATGTGGCTGGTGGAAGACAATACAATTCCTATGCACATACCTCCTGGAAGTACGCAGATACACCAAAAAAGTGA
- the LOC103651494 gene encoding cleavage and polyadenylation specificity factor subunit 3-II isoform X2, with protein MAIECLVLGAGQEVGKSCVVVTIGGKRVMFDCGMHMGYHDDRHYPDFARALAAWGAPDFTTAISCVVITHFHMDHIGALPYFTEVCGYHGPIYMTYPTKALAPFMLEDYRKVTMGQRGEEKQYSYEDILRCMKKVTPMDLKQTVQVDKDLVIRAYYAGHVIGAAMIYAKVGDAAMVYTGDYNMTPDRHLGAAQIDRLKLDVLITESTYAKSIRDSKPAREREFLKAVHKCVSGGGKVLIPTFALGRAQELCMLLDDYWERMGLKVPIYFSAGLTIQANVYYKMLIGWTSQKIKDSHTVHNPFDFKHVCHFERSFINNPGPCVLFATPGMITGGFSLEAFKKWAPSEKNLVTLPGYCVSGTIGHKLMCGKPTRVDYEDTHIDVRCQGIMNPSPFRQPRTLK; from the exons ATGGCAATCGAGTGCCTCGTGCTAG GGGCGGGGCAGGAGGTGGGTAAGAGCTGCGTGGTGGTGACCATCGGCGGGAAGCGCGTCATGTTCGACTGCGGCATGCACATGGGCTACCACGACGACCGCCACTACCCGGACTTTGCGCGCGCGCTCGCTGCCTGGGGGGCGCCCGACTTCACCACCGCTATCTCCTGCGTGGTCATCACGCATTT CCACATGGATCATATCGGGGCACTGCCCTACTTCACCGAGGTTTGCGGCTACCACGGCCCCATCTACATGACG TATCCAACAAAGGCTTTAGCTCCATTTATGCTCGAGGATTATCGGAAAGTAACGATGGGTCAGAGAGGTGAGGAAAAGCAATATAGCTACGAAGATATTCTTAGGTGTATGAAGAAAG TCACACCAATGGACTTGAAGCAGACTGTTCAAGTAGATAAAGACCTTGTGATCCGTGCCTATTATGCTGGACAT GTTATAGGGGCTGCCATGATTTATGCAAAAGTTGGGGATGCTGCTATGGTATACACTGGGGATTACAATATGACACCAGATAGACATCTTGGGGCCGCACAGATTGATCGTCTGAAGTTGGATGTATTGATAACAGA GTCCACATATGCTAAATCTATACGTGACTCAAAGCCTGCCCGAGAGAGGGAGTTTTTAAAAGCG GTACATAAATGTGTTTCTGGTGGAGGTAAAGTTCTAATTCCAACGTTTGCTCTGGGAAGAGCTCAG GAACTATGTATGTTACTGGATGACTATTGGGAGAGGATGGGCTTGAAAGTTCCTATTTATTTTTCAGCTG GTTTAACCATTCAAGCTAATGTGTACTACAAAATGTTGATTGGGTGGACTAGTCAAAAGATCAAGGACAGCCATACAGTGCATAATCCATTTGACTTCAAGCATG TTTGCCACTTTGAACGTTCCTTCATTAACAACCCTGGTCCCTGTGTACTTTTTGCAACACCTGGTATGATTACTGGGGGATTTTCCCTTGAGGCGTTTAAAAAATGGGCACCATCAGAGAAGAATCTGGTTACACTTCCAGG ATATTGTGTTTCTGGAACCATTGGTCATAAGTTGATGTGTGGGAAACCTACAAGGGTTGATTACGAGGACACTCATATTGATGTCAGATGTCAG GGAATAATGAATCCGTCTCCATTCCGACAACCCAGAACCTTAAAATGA
- the LOC103651494 gene encoding cleavage and polyadenylation specificity factor subunit 3-II isoform X3, protein MAIECLVLGAGQEVGKSCVVVTIGGKRVMFDCGMHMGYHDDRHYPDFARALAAWGAPDFTTAISCVVITHFHMDHIGALPYFTEVCGYHGPIYMTYPTKALAPFMLEDYRKVTMGQRGEEKQYSYEDILRCMKKVTPMDLKQTVQVDKDLVIRAYYAGHVIGAAMIYAKVGDAAMVYTGDYNMTPDRHLGAAQIDRLKLDVLITESTYAKSIRDSKPAREREFLKAVHKCVSGGGKVLIPTFALGRAQELCMLLDDYWERMGLKVPIYFSAGLTIQANVYYKMLIGWTSQKIKDSHTVHNPFDFKHVCHFERSFINNPGPCVLFATPGMITGGFSLEAFKKWAPSEKNLVTLPGYCVSGTIGHKLMCGKPTRVDYEDTHIDVRCQGCV, encoded by the exons ATGGCAATCGAGTGCCTCGTGCTAG GGGCGGGGCAGGAGGTGGGTAAGAGCTGCGTGGTGGTGACCATCGGCGGGAAGCGCGTCATGTTCGACTGCGGCATGCACATGGGCTACCACGACGACCGCCACTACCCGGACTTTGCGCGCGCGCTCGCTGCCTGGGGGGCGCCCGACTTCACCACCGCTATCTCCTGCGTGGTCATCACGCATTT CCACATGGATCATATCGGGGCACTGCCCTACTTCACCGAGGTTTGCGGCTACCACGGCCCCATCTACATGACG TATCCAACAAAGGCTTTAGCTCCATTTATGCTCGAGGATTATCGGAAAGTAACGATGGGTCAGAGAGGTGAGGAAAAGCAATATAGCTACGAAGATATTCTTAGGTGTATGAAGAAAG TCACACCAATGGACTTGAAGCAGACTGTTCAAGTAGATAAAGACCTTGTGATCCGTGCCTATTATGCTGGACAT GTTATAGGGGCTGCCATGATTTATGCAAAAGTTGGGGATGCTGCTATGGTATACACTGGGGATTACAATATGACACCAGATAGACATCTTGGGGCCGCACAGATTGATCGTCTGAAGTTGGATGTATTGATAACAGA GTCCACATATGCTAAATCTATACGTGACTCAAAGCCTGCCCGAGAGAGGGAGTTTTTAAAAGCG GTACATAAATGTGTTTCTGGTGGAGGTAAAGTTCTAATTCCAACGTTTGCTCTGGGAAGAGCTCAG GAACTATGTATGTTACTGGATGACTATTGGGAGAGGATGGGCTTGAAAGTTCCTATTTATTTTTCAGCTG GTTTAACCATTCAAGCTAATGTGTACTACAAAATGTTGATTGGGTGGACTAGTCAAAAGATCAAGGACAGCCATACAGTGCATAATCCATTTGACTTCAAGCATG TTTGCCACTTTGAACGTTCCTTCATTAACAACCCTGGTCCCTGTGTACTTTTTGCAACACCTGGTATGATTACTGGGGGATTTTCCCTTGAGGCGTTTAAAAAATGGGCACCATCAGAGAAGAATCTGGTTACACTTCCAGG ATATTGTGTTTCTGGAACCATTGGTCATAAGTTGATGTGTGGGAAACCTACAAGGGTTGATTACGAGGACACTCATATTGATGTCAGATGTCAG GGGTGTGTTTGA
- the LOC103651494 gene encoding cleavage and polyadenylation specificity factor subunit 3-II isoform X1, with amino-acid sequence MAIECLVLGAGQEVGKSCVVVTIGGKRVMFDCGMHMGYHDDRHYPDFARALAAWGAPDFTTAISCVVITHFHMDHIGALPYFTEVCGYHGPIYMTYPTKALAPFMLEDYRKVTMGQRGEEKQYSYEDILRCMKKVTPMDLKQTVQVDKDLVIRAYYAGHVIGAAMIYAKVGDAAMVYTGDYNMTPDRHLGAAQIDRLKLDVLITESTYAKSIRDSKPAREREFLKAVHKCVSGGGKVLIPTFALGRAQELCMLLDDYWERMGLKVPIYFSAGLTIQANVYYKMLIGWTSQKIKDSHTVHNPFDFKHVCHFERSFINNPGPCVLFATPGMITGGFSLEAFKKWAPSEKNLVTLPGYCVSGTIGHKLMCGKPTRVDYEDTHIDVRCQIHQLAFSPHTDSKGIMDLTEFLSPKNVILVHGEKPQMAFLKERIESELGMPCYYPGNNESVSIPTTQNLKMSATERFITGCAVEQGKRSLHKRNLIYGTGLSEEIGSDEAAGEGVLLMQKHKSPKILCEDELLEVLGMGRHLVQFEPMVSRIVAAVESELQRAKAADLDNDGK; translated from the exons ATGGCAATCGAGTGCCTCGTGCTAG GGGCGGGGCAGGAGGTGGGTAAGAGCTGCGTGGTGGTGACCATCGGCGGGAAGCGCGTCATGTTCGACTGCGGCATGCACATGGGCTACCACGACGACCGCCACTACCCGGACTTTGCGCGCGCGCTCGCTGCCTGGGGGGCGCCCGACTTCACCACCGCTATCTCCTGCGTGGTCATCACGCATTT CCACATGGATCATATCGGGGCACTGCCCTACTTCACCGAGGTTTGCGGCTACCACGGCCCCATCTACATGACG TATCCAACAAAGGCTTTAGCTCCATTTATGCTCGAGGATTATCGGAAAGTAACGATGGGTCAGAGAGGTGAGGAAAAGCAATATAGCTACGAAGATATTCTTAGGTGTATGAAGAAAG TCACACCAATGGACTTGAAGCAGACTGTTCAAGTAGATAAAGACCTTGTGATCCGTGCCTATTATGCTGGACAT GTTATAGGGGCTGCCATGATTTATGCAAAAGTTGGGGATGCTGCTATGGTATACACTGGGGATTACAATATGACACCAGATAGACATCTTGGGGCCGCACAGATTGATCGTCTGAAGTTGGATGTATTGATAACAGA GTCCACATATGCTAAATCTATACGTGACTCAAAGCCTGCCCGAGAGAGGGAGTTTTTAAAAGCG GTACATAAATGTGTTTCTGGTGGAGGTAAAGTTCTAATTCCAACGTTTGCTCTGGGAAGAGCTCAG GAACTATGTATGTTACTGGATGACTATTGGGAGAGGATGGGCTTGAAAGTTCCTATTTATTTTTCAGCTG GTTTAACCATTCAAGCTAATGTGTACTACAAAATGTTGATTGGGTGGACTAGTCAAAAGATCAAGGACAGCCATACAGTGCATAATCCATTTGACTTCAAGCATG TTTGCCACTTTGAACGTTCCTTCATTAACAACCCTGGTCCCTGTGTACTTTTTGCAACACCTGGTATGATTACTGGGGGATTTTCCCTTGAGGCGTTTAAAAAATGGGCACCATCAGAGAAGAATCTGGTTACACTTCCAGG ATATTGTGTTTCTGGAACCATTGGTCATAAGTTGATGTGTGGGAAACCTACAAGGGTTGATTACGAGGACACTCATATTGATGTCAGATGTCAG ATCCATCAGCTAGCATTCAGTCCTCATACAGACTCCAAAGGGATTATGGATCTGACAGAATTCCTGTCACCCAAAAATGTAATTCTCGTTCATGGTGAAAAGCCTCAGATGGCTTTTCTTAAGGAGAGGATCGAATCTGAATTGGGGATGCCTTGCTACTACCCAGGGAATAATGAATCCGTCTCCATTCCGACAACCCAGAACCTTAAAATGAGTGCTACAGAAAGGTTCATTACAGGCTGTGCTGTGGAGCAAGGTAAACGTAGCCTGCACAAGCGGAACCTGATTTATGGTACAGGTTTGTCAGAAGAGATTGGCAGTGATGAGGCGGCGGGGGAGGGCGTTCTTCTGATGCAGAAACACAAGTCTCCGAAAATTCTTTGTGAGGATGAGCTCCTTGAGGTGCTGGGCATGGGTCGGCATCTTGTCCAGTTTGAACCAATGGTCTCCAGAATTGTAGCTGCTGTTGAATCCGAGTTGCAGCGGGCTAAGGCAGCGGATTTAGATAACGATGGGAAATGA